Genomic DNA from Methanosarcina sp. MTP4:
GAGAATACAGGGACTACATGGTCCAGGAAATTCCCCTTGACAGGCTGGGACTTGAAACCCCTCCTGAAGCAGGCGAGAAAATCACAACTCCCAGCGGAAGGGAGGTAAAAGTGCTTGCTTCAACCGAAACGCACGCTACCCTGGACTTCAACCACGAACTCGCAGGCACTATCCTTATCATGGAAGTTAAACTTGTCTCGATTATAAGGTGAAACTTGTCTCGATTATAAGGTGAAACTTGTCTCGATTATTTTGAGTAAAAATAGTCCGGACTACAGGGTGACTCAGAATTTATAGGGGAATTCCAGATTTAGAAAATTACTCCGGATTTGTAAGATGATTACGGTTTATGGAGTGGTCCCAGGGTCGTTGTCCCGGGATCAAACTTCCGGAGAAAGGGGGAAGTATGGAAAAGGAAGAAAAAGTAGTAATAGTGCTGCTCCTTATGGCACTATCGTCTATCTCAGTCGCATATTTCTGCTTCGGGCTAGAATTTGCGGGTGCAGGGAAAGTGTCCGGGGGAGAGTTCAAGCAGTACAGCCCGGAGTCCGAAGTAGGGGAACGGGTGAACCTCGAAGCCGAGGTCCTGAGCAAACGCTTTACGTACACAGGAGGGCACCTGCTTTTAAAAGTAGATTACAACTCCGAGCCACTGACTGTTTTTGTTCCAAGTGATGCAGGAGTTGAAGCCCTGGATGAATCAATAAATAAAGGGGACTTTGTGAGTATAACAGGCATTGTTACTGAGTATGAAGGGGAAAGGGAGATCAAAGTGACGGATAAAACTGAGATTTTCCGAATTGACGGATAAAGCCAATATCTTCCGAATTGGCAGATAAAGCTGAGATTTTCCGAATTGGCGGATAAAGCTGAGATTTTCCGAATTGGCGGATAAAGCTGAGATTTTCCGAATTGGCGGATAAAGCTGAGATTCACCTGATAGGCGGATAAATAGGACATATCCTGAATAACCATTATCAATTACCGCTGAAAATAGTTACTAATATATTCAAAAAGAACATGTGAGGAAATATGAAGGCATGCATCATGTGCGGAGGTGCGGGGACCAGGTTAAGACCGCTGACCTTCAAGCACCCCAAACCCAGTATTCCCATTCTCAATGAACCTTCCGTCCGCCATCTTATCGAACACCTTTCAAGAGAGGGGTTCAACGAAATAGTGATGACCCTGGGGTATATGGGAGAGCGCATCGAAGAACAGCTCGGAGACGGACACATTTTCGGAGTCCATATCGATTACGTTTATGAAAAAGAAAAAATGGGGACCGCGGGTGGGGTAAAAAATGCCGAAGAATACCTAAAAAATGAGCCTTTTATCGTACTTGGGGGAGACCACGTCCTTAACCTCGACCTCAGGGAGATGTACCGCTTCCACGAAGCAAATGACGCCCCGATAACAATCGGGCTCCTTTCCATCGACGACCCGAGGGAATTCGGGATTGCCGACATGGACATCAACAACCGGATCCACCGCTTCCTTGAAAAGCCAAAGTCAGGCCAGATTTTCAGCAACCTTGCAAGCACGGGAATCTACGTTTGCGACCCCTCGATCTTTGACTGGATCCCGGAAAATACCAGGTACGATTTTGCAAAAGACCTCTTCCCGGCCATGCTTGCCGCGGATGAGAAGATTAACGGCGTGCTTGTAAGGGGAAAGTGGACCGATGTCGGGAGTTCGGCAGCCTACAGGCAGGCCCAGCGCTGGATGCTCGACGCCCTGCCCGGGACAACCATTGAAGGGCATTTCGCCGCGAAAAACGCCAGGATAAGAGGCCCTCTGAAAATAGGGAACAACGTGTCCGTAGGCTCGAATTCATCCCTTGTAGGCCCTATCGTCATAGGGGAAAACTCGGTCATAGGCGACAACGTGCTTGTTGGCCCTTACAGCGTAATCGGCTCTAACTGCGTAATCGAAGACAACGCAAAGCTCCTTTCCTCTTACCTCTTTGACCATGTCCGAATCGGAGAAAATTCCAACATCTCAGGGGCAATTGTAGCCGATGACACCATAATCGGGGAAAACTGCAGCCTGGAAAACGGAACGGTTATCGGGCATAAGGTAATCATCGGGAATAACTCAACCATCCATTCGGGAGTTAAGGTCTGGCCCGAGGTCATGATCAACAAAAACTCAAGCATAAAAGAAATTACCCTCAACCCGGATTATGACACAAGCTATGACGGGTCGTGAAAGGTCCCTATTAAAAAACCGGATTAATCTCCGGTTTTTCTGCTCCTTTCATTTTAATTCATTATGCTTCAATTTCCGTTTAATCCCGCTGCATTTCATTTCTAATCATGCAGTTTCATTTCATTCCAATTCATTCTGATTCATCCCTTTGCATTCCGTTTCTGATTTTACAGGTCCCTTTCAGGGCTAATAAGTTAAAGCGGACTTATCCAAAAATATAAATGATTGAATTTAGCTTATCATACATAAAGAAACGGGATGAATACATATCTCGGTGAAAAATACCTCATTACAGATTAATAGATTTACTAAAACGCAAAATAAAAACAGATAACCATGAACAGGTATAAAAAATGGCTGATCGCATCCCTGCTCATAAGTGCGGCATCAGTAGCCATTGTGACAGGTTTTACCTTTGATGCGGAAACAATTGAAGCCCTCAAAAGGGTAAAACCCGAATATATAATTGCTGCCGCCCTATTGCATTTTTTTTCGTACTTTGTCTGGGGCTTTCGGACCCGGGCGCTTTGCAGAGCCCTGGGCCACGAGGTAAACCTCGCCAGAGTTATTGAAATTGTCATTTCAAGCGCCTTTGCAGCCGGGATCACGCCTTCTTCCGCAGGTGGGGAACCCCTCAGGGTCCACATGCTCCACCAGAACAAAATTCCCCTGGGCAGAGCAACTGCAATCGTTTTTGGGGAAAGGTTACTTGATGCCTTTTTCATCTTTGCGTCCTTACCCTTTGCCCTTCATATTTATGGGGACATTACCTCGAACTACGAGTTTGACGCGGCTTTCCTGACTGCAAACGCTCTGGTCTTCCTTATTCTCCTGTGTTTTGTCTACAGCTTATGGAAACCCGAAAAGGTAAAAAGCGCAATCCACCGGGTGCTAAGCAAAGCGTCCCCCTTCTTCGGGAAACGCACGGACACCGCAATTTCCCATATTCTGGAGCAGGTTGACCAGGAAATAGACCATTTCCATGAAAGCATCCTGCTATTTTTCTCGGACGGGAAAAAGGGGCTTTTCTACGGCATAGCTTATA
This window encodes:
- a CDS encoding flippase-like domain-containing protein gives rise to the protein MNRYKKWLIASLLISAASVAIVTGFTFDAETIEALKRVKPEYIIAAALLHFFSYFVWGFRTRALCRALGHEVNLARVIEIVISSAFAAGITPSSAGGEPLRVHMLHQNKIPLGRATAIVFGERLLDAFFIFASLPFALHIYGDITSNYEFDAAFLTANALVFLILLCFVYSLWKPEKVKSAIHRVLSKASPFFGKRTDTAISHILEQVDQEIDHFHESILLFFSDGKKGLFYGIAYTFVFWTVEFSLLVLILMGLSETPSIPTAFAAQVLMAVIMIVPATPGASGVAEFGAASLFSVFVSPSILGITVLAWRALTYYMNLLVGGFVSLKVLKDMDVIKKLIGDSTESHRVPENPQVPHTELPEAP
- a CDS encoding sugar phosphate nucleotidyltransferase — its product is MKACIMCGGAGTRLRPLTFKHPKPSIPILNEPSVRHLIEHLSREGFNEIVMTLGYMGERIEEQLGDGHIFGVHIDYVYEKEKMGTAGGVKNAEEYLKNEPFIVLGGDHVLNLDLREMYRFHEANDAPITIGLLSIDDPREFGIADMDINNRIHRFLEKPKSGQIFSNLASTGIYVCDPSIFDWIPENTRYDFAKDLFPAMLAADEKINGVLVRGKWTDVGSSAAYRQAQRWMLDALPGTTIEGHFAAKNARIRGPLKIGNNVSVGSNSSLVGPIVIGENSVIGDNVLVGPYSVIGSNCVIEDNAKLLSSYLFDHVRIGENSNISGAIVADDTIIGENCSLENGTVIGHKVIIGNNSTIHSGVKVWPEVMINKNSSIKEITLNPDYDTSYDGS
- a CDS encoding OB-fold nucleic acid binding domain-containing protein — its product is MEKEEKVVIVLLLMALSSISVAYFCFGLEFAGAGKVSGGEFKQYSPESEVGERVNLEAEVLSKRFTYTGGHLLLKVDYNSEPLTVFVPSDAGVEALDESINKGDFVSITGIVTEYEGEREIKVTDKTEIFRIDG